In one window of Drosophila innubila isolate TH190305 chromosome 2L unlocalized genomic scaffold, UK_Dinn_1.0 4_B_2L, whole genome shotgun sequence DNA:
- the LOC117794451 gene encoding uncharacterized protein LOC117794451: MKLLFAVLLITLASSGVLTLPARNSPQDDAEVISVPQRRPVSESSDTDFHDFKGVIDTGDIDTGAGYPFLQPNPSAFNLGFFDSFDDIFRRLRARLWPVTVGSDDSEAGSGDSSIETGFPLGFGLRGLTPLDTKNGNTTSTVKVVDGHRVEINETVYGDTNNIFKVRVVNVRPLDSGEEAVEGVTNNNGEVKPESSPPTSAPPKRSELDESDEDRREPLEKQPRDNEVRDIDGPQV, encoded by the exons CACGTAATAGTCCACAGGACGATGCCGAGGTGATATCCGTGCCACAACGTCGACCCGTAAGCGAATCAAGCGATACGGACTTCCATGACTTTAAGGGCGTCATCGATACGGGCGATATTGATACGGGTGCTGGATATCCATTCCTGCAACCGAATCCATCAGCCTTCAACCTTGGCTTCTTTGACTCTTTCGATG ACATTTTCCGTCGTCTGCGCGCTCGTCTTTGGCCCGTGACAGTCGGTTCAGATGATTCTGAGGCTGGATCTGGGGACTCGTCTATTGAAACTGGCTTTCCACTTGGCTTCGGCTTGAGAGGTCTGACCCCCTTGGATACCAAGAATGGCAATACCACATCAACGGTTAAG GTCGTGGATGGTCACAGAGTCGAGATCAATGAGACCGTCTATGGGGATACCAACAATATTTTCAAGGTGCGTGTGGTTAATGTGCGACCCTTGGATAGTGGCGAGGAAGCTGTGGAGGGCGTGACCAATAACAATGGTGAGGTAAAGCCGGAAAGTTCACCCCCCACTTCGGCGCCTCCGAAACGCAGCGAACTTGATGAATCCGACGAGGATCGTCGTGAACCCCTGGAGAAGCAGCCCAGGGACAACGAAGTCCGCGACATCGATGGACCTCAGGTATAA